Proteins from a single region of Pseudomonas phenolilytica:
- a CDS encoding peroxiredoxin produces the protein MAIELDQPVATFQAQATGGLQVDLAALKGEQVVLYFYPKDNTPGCTTEGQDFRDRYEAFRAVNTRVFGVSRDSLKTHENFKNKQGFPFELISDQDEQLCQLFEVIKLKKLYGKEYLGIDRSTFLIDRNGVLRQQWRGVKVPGHAEAVLQAAQALNDA, from the coding sequence ATGGCAATCGAACTCGACCAACCCGTCGCGACCTTCCAGGCACAAGCCACTGGCGGCTTGCAGGTCGATCTTGCCGCGCTGAAGGGCGAACAGGTCGTGCTGTACTTCTACCCCAAGGACAACACGCCGGGCTGCACCACCGAAGGACAGGATTTCCGAGACCGCTATGAGGCCTTCCGCGCGGTCAATACGCGGGTGTTCGGCGTCTCGCGCGACAGCCTGAAGACTCACGAGAACTTTAAAAACAAGCAGGGCTTCCCCTTCGAGCTGATCAGCGATCAGGACGAGCAACTCTGCCAACTGTTCGAAGTGATCAAGCTGAAGAAGCTCTACGGCAAGGAATATCTGGGCATCGATCGCAGCACCTTTCTGATCGACCGCAACGGCGTGCTGCGCCAGCAATGGCGCGGCGTCAAGGTTCCGGGACATGCCGAGGCGGTCTTGCAGGCTGCCCAGGCGCTGAACGACGCCTGA
- a CDS encoding glycine cleavage system protein R, with protein MSTPPVPREQFLVISALGASPMELTNVLCRASNENRCAVVSTRLTRHGACSALVLEITGSWDALARMETALPSLAKKHGFTASVVRSEALESRPQALPYVAYVSAVYRPDILNELCQFFIDHRVELENLTCDTYEAPQTGGTMLNATLTVTLPAGTQISWLRDQFLDFADALNLDALIEPWRPQNP; from the coding sequence ATGTCCACCCCTCCAGTACCCCGCGAACAGTTCCTCGTCATCAGCGCCCTGGGCGCAAGTCCCATGGAGCTGACCAATGTGCTCTGCCGGGCCAGCAACGAGAACCGTTGCGCCGTCGTCAGCACGCGGCTGACTCGCCACGGCGCCTGCAGCGCGCTGGTGCTGGAGATCACCGGCAGCTGGGACGCCCTTGCGCGCATGGAAACCGCCCTGCCCAGCCTGGCCAAGAAGCACGGCTTTACCGCCAGCGTAGTGCGTAGCGAGGCCCTGGAAAGCCGCCCGCAGGCGCTGCCGTACGTCGCCTATGTCAGCGCCGTGTACCGACCGGATATCCTCAACGAACTGTGCCAGTTCTTTATCGATCACCGCGTTGAGCTGGAAAACCTGACCTGCGATACCTACGAGGCACCGCAGACCGGCGGCACCATGCTCAATGCGACACTGACCGTTACCCTTCCCGCCGGCACCCAGATCAGCTGGCTGCGGGATCAGTTTCTCGACTTCGCCGATGCGCTGAATCTCGATGCGCTGATCGAGCCGTGGCGCCCGCAAAACCCGTAA
- a CDS encoding sulfurtransferase TusA family protein: protein MTEANEPTLAFDAELDAVGLACPMPLLKAKLELNGLPSGAVLKVIASDPGSQRDFRSFARLAGHALLHEEEQDGLYRYWLRKA, encoded by the coding sequence ATGACCGAGGCGAACGAACCGACTCTTGCTTTCGACGCCGAGCTGGATGCGGTAGGGCTCGCCTGTCCGATGCCGTTGCTCAAGGCCAAGCTGGAGCTCAACGGCCTGCCCAGTGGTGCGGTGCTGAAGGTGATCGCCAGCGATCCGGGCTCGCAACGGGACTTTCGCAGTTTCGCCAGGCTGGCCGGGCACGCATTGCTACACGAGGAGGAACAGGACGGTCTTTATCGCTACTGGCTGAGGAAGGCCTGA